From a single Haladaptatus caseinilyticus genomic region:
- a CDS encoding cupredoxin domain-containing protein, translating to MTDQPRTSRRTALKLTGSALTATALAGCTSSLPGSGESKQEGGSKNKQKGKEIRLGAKQSGWQGRAPKSIKGKKNPTLTLHPGQKYTLTWENLDGKEHELYIVNKKDKPVVKSEDAEEKGKTVSTTFTASKKMTQYYCEYHPQSMRGDIKLQQK from the coding sequence ATGACTGACCAACCCCGCACCAGCCGACGCACCGCCCTCAAACTGACTGGTAGTGCCCTCACAGCAACCGCTCTTGCTGGCTGTACTAGCAGTTTACCAGGCAGTGGCGAGAGCAAGCAAGAAGGCGGATCCAAAAACAAGCAGAAAGGCAAAGAAATCCGCTTAGGAGCCAAACAAAGCGGGTGGCAAGGCCGTGCGCCCAAATCCATCAAAGGCAAGAAAAACCCGACACTCACACTCCACCCCGGCCAGAAGTACACCCTCACGTGGGAGAACCTCGACGGCAAAGAGCACGAACTCTACATCGTCAACAAGAAGGACAAACCAGTCGTCAAGAGCGAGGATGCCGAGGAGAAAGGCAAGACCGTGAGTACGACCTTCACCGCCTCGAAAAAGATGACCCAATACTACTGTGAGTATCACCCGCAATCGATGCGCGGCGATATCAAACTCCAGCAAAAGTAG